CCTGTCCGAAGCTGTCGGTCACGGCCGTGACCGACCCCAGCGCGTTCGAATGATAGAAGAGGTCGGAGGACAACCCTGCCGTGAACCGCCGCCGCGAGAGGACTTCGTCACTCCCTGCACCGAACAGGTAGCTGGCGGTCAGGCTGTTCCGTTCGTCCCGCTCCTCGATCAACCGGTCACCATCGTAGACGAAGCGGGTCGGATGGCCGTTCACGCTCTTCGAGATGCGGCGACCCAGCGCGTCGTAGCGATAACGGGTCTCGCTGTAGAAGCCGCCCAGGACGGTCACGAGGCGATTGAGGAAGTCATAGCCGTACTGCCGGCTCTCATCCGGCGAGATCGACTCCGACTCCAGGTTCCCCAGGAAATTGTAGTAGAGGGAGCGCGCGCCCGAGGGGCCATTGAACCGGGTGTACTGGTTCAGGGAATTGACCGAGTGGCTGTAGGTCGACGCGTTCTCCTTGCGGGAGCGCCAGTTCCCGGCACCGTCGAGCGTGTATTCCTGAGTGGAGGCAGCGGCGCCGAGGGGAGATCCCGACTCGGCCAGGATTCCTTCCCGGCGTGAGATCAGCCGGTAAGCGGCATCGTAAGAGAACGACTCTCCTTTCCAGCCGGAGCCGGACGGCTCGTGGATGCGGCGCTCGAAGGTGCGGTTCCCGGCGGGATCGTACCCATAGGCGTAGCGGACGAGGTCCTGTCCCGTGGAGTCGAGCTTGCTGGCGAAATCGATGACCCGGCGCGCGTCGTCGTACCCTTGCCCGACGCTGTCCGAGGGACCGGAGAGCAGCGTCAGACGCGTGCCGTTCGGGCCGATGCGGTTCAGGAGACGGCCGGCCCCGAGGAAATCATAGGTCGTGGTCCCGGTATAGCTGTCCACGATGCGCTCCGGGCGGTTCAGCTCGTCCGGCAGGAAGCTCACGGTCCTCCCGCCGGGATAGGTCACCTGGGTCCGGAAGCCGGTGCCATCATAGACCGAATTGACCAGATTCACTCCTGTGGCCAGCGCTCCCGACTCGTTGCTGCGCCAAATCTGCATCTCACGCAGGAGATTTCCTAGCGAATCGTAAGCCAGCGATACCTCCGAATCGATGAAGCCGTCCGCCGGGCCGGCATCGTCGCGCGCCAGCGTGATCCGCCCCAGCCCGTCGTACTGGAACGCCTGGCTGCTGGTCCCCTTCACCCAGGGCGCCGCCGAGCTGTCCACCTCCTTCAGGGTGGGTCGATGCAGGCCATCGTAGGAAGTGGCCACCGACAGCCGGTACCCCTGCGGGTTGCGCTGCTCGTCCGAGATGGCCAGAGAGTCGCGATCGAAGCCCGTCAGTCGGGTGCTGCCGTCGGGATAGGTAATCCGCACCCGACGGTCCAAGGCGTCGTATCCGTAGGTCGTGAGCCGGCTGTTGTCGTCCTGGACCGAGGTCATCAGGCCGTTCAGATCGTAGGTGTAGCGCGTGGTGATCCTGCCGTCGGGATTCGCGGCGTTGATCAGGTTGGACGGAATGGTTTCCGTGGTGCCGTTCCAGAGGTAGCCGCTCTCGGTCCGCGTCAGGCGGCCGAGGCCGTCGAAGAAAAGCTTGGTCCTGCCGCCGGCGGCATCGGTCTGCTGGATGGCGTTGCCGCGGCTGTCGTAGAGGACGGTCGAGACGAGATCGACCGCGGGGGCTCCCACGCGCCCGACGAGGCGGGCCTCGATCCGGCGATCCAAGGCGTCGAACTTGTAACGGCTGAGATGCTGCTGCGGCGGCAGGAGCCGAGGCGTCCCGCCCGCCCGATCGGCGCCATATTCGGTCTCGGTCGTCTCGATGAGGTTGTTGCCTGCATCGTAGGCATATTCGACCGAGTTGCGGCCGTCGTCCGGATGCGTCGGGTCGAAGACGAAAGGAGTGGCAGCGGCCATGAGGACCCTGATCTTCCTTCCCAGTCCGTCATAGCGCATCTCGGACGCGTGCCCCTTGTCATCCACGGCACGCACGGTCCTGCCGAGACGGTCGTAAAAGACGAGGCTGGTGACCCAGCCGTCGCCCGCCGCCGGCAGGGGATCCCCGGGCGGGACGGTGATCAGTCCGGCGTTACCGTCGGTCGCCAGGGGGATGAGCGCCGCCCCCAGGTAGCGGAAGAAGCGGCGATCCGTGCGGCGCAACCGCCCCAGCTCGTCGAGGTAATTGTTCTGGCGGGCCAGCTCGGGATAGCTGGATGGCGGCGGGCCGGAGGGAGACGGAGTGGCTCCTCCGAGCGTCCCGTAGAAGACGCGGGTCAGCAGGTTGTCTCCAGCGTCATACTCGAAGGTGGTCTTCTGATAGGCCGGATCGAAGGCGGCGACTTTTCTGCCGTAGCCGTCATAGGCGCTGCGGGAGACGTGCCCTTCGGGATCCGCGGCCTGGATGATTTCCCCCGAGCCGTCGTAGTCGATCTGCGTGACGGAATCGATCAAGGGATCGAAGCTGTTGCAGATCGAGGAGACGGCACTCGGCTCGACGCACTGCTTGAGCGCCGCCTCCTGGAACAGGAGATCGCGCTCGTCGTAGCGCCGCAGGACCACGCTGCCGGCGGGGGAGACCGTCTTGACGAGGTTGCCGTTCGGATCGTATTCGAAGCGCGTGGAGAGGGTCAGGGGAATGGCGTCGCCGGTGGTGACCGTCTCCCGGGTCTTGTGGTCGAGAGCGTCGTAAGCCGCCTCGGTCGTGATCCAGCGGCCCTGCCCCGGCGCCTGGCCGGGATCGTCGCGTTGCTCGATGCGGTGGCGCGACAAGTTGTTGTTGGCGTCGAAGTCGAGCTGCTCGAGGTAGCCGAAGGCGATCAGTCCCGGCGGCACGGCGGCAGCGTGCCGTATCTGCACGACCTGGTTGAGGGCATTGACGCTGAAGTCGGTCCGTATTCCCCGGCCATCGGTGGAGCTCGTGACGTTGCCGGCGCGATCGTAGGTGAACGCGAGGAGGACATTCGCCGGGACCGGAGAGGTCCGCGGCGGCGACGGCGTCGCATCGAGCAGCTTCGACCTGAGATAGCCTCCGCCATTGCTCCCGATGGCCGCCCCGAGCGAGCGCCCGTCGGGAGGCGGCGGCGAGACAGCGCCGTCGCCATCGGGATCGCGCTCCGGGAAGTATTCCAGGTGCGTCTCGCTCCCCTCCGCATCCACCTGGACCGTGAGCAGGCCGAAAGGGTTGTAGCGCATCCGTGTGGCGATCGGTCCGCTGGGCGCACCGTCCGCCGCCAGGACCGCGCCTTCTTCCTCGGACCGCAGCAGGCTGCCGCGACGGCTGTAAACGCTGCCGTCGCCGTTGACGTCGCCCAGGGAAGAGTTGCCGGGCAGGCTCATCCAGGCCGAGATCTCGCCATTCGACCACCAGGTCGTATCGATCGCCGCCGGAAGAGCTCCGGCGATGAGATCGGCGTAGGCGCGCTCCTGGAAGTCGTAGGTCATCCGGGTCGCATGTCCGCGGGGATCGCGGATCCGGACCGGCTGGTTGAACAGCGGCTCGTACTCGAATTCGGTGACCTGCTGCGTCTGTCCTGCCGGCGCTCCGCGCGATCCCGGGGTGCGGATGATGCGCTCCACATTTCCCTTCCTGAAGACGTCGGGATGCGCCGAAAGCCCCTGCTGATCGTAATAGACGTATTCTTCCGTCACTCCTTCTGCATAGGGGGTCAACGAGCCGTCCGGGTCGATAGTCAGCCCGCCCGAGGAGGTCCGCCGCGAGACCAGCATCGGCTGGTTGCCGTGGTCGTCGACCACGTAGAGGTTGCGCACGATGTAGTCGGGCTCATCGATTCCTCCCGCGAAGCTGCGCACCCCCCGGTTCGTGTGGTATTCGATGCTCAGAGGGTTTCCCTGCGGATTGAAGCGGTGGATCTGCACGTTCCCGGCCCGGTCGATCACGGTGGCCTCGGTGGTGACCACGTTGGCATCGGGGAGTGACCCGGCGGGGACCGGCCCGTAGGAGTACTGGATGCGCGGGGCCGGCACTCCTCCGCCATATTCCTGGGAAGCCACGGTATCGGCGGGAAGTCCGGGCGTGCCGCACAGCGGATCGGCGATCGAGGTGTAGGCGTTCACCAGGAAGGTCTGGCCGCGGGCATCGGTGATCGCCTGGAGGTTGTGGCGCAGCGCCTCCTCGGCGCAGCCGGCGGATCCGAGGTAGCGGTAGCTCGTGGTCTTGCCGGCCGGGAAGTCATTGCCGTTCGGAGTCCCCACGACAACGGGCGATCGTACGCTGACGAGGTCGCCGCGAGCGTCGTAGGCATAGATGACGGTCCGTCCCGCGAAGTCGGTGACGCTCGCGAGCCTCCCCTCCGGCGTGTAGCTGAGATGGATGGCACGCCCGAGCGTGTCGGTCACCGAGCCGACGACGCCGGCGGGGGAGATCTGCAGCGTCATGGCATTGCCGGCGCGGTCCTCGATCCGGGTGAGCATCCAGATCAGATGACCGTCATGGTCGACGACCTGCCGTCCGAAAGTCTTCACCGTGCCGTCCGGGGTGCGGATCTGGTATCCCTGGCCCGGCCCCAGCGTGCGGAGCTTTCCGAAGAACCCCTGGAAGGGGCGGTACCCCGTCTCGCCCGGATAGCCCACCCAGACGTCGCTGAAGCCGTTCCCCAGCTTCCACTGAACCGCGGGGTAGGTGTGACCGTCGGCCGTGAACACTCCCGGAGTGAGGTACTCGTCGAGGTTCAGCGTCCAGTTGTATCCGAGCAGGCTCTTCTCCCCGTCCTTGCGGCTGCGGTAGGTGCGCGTCAGCCGGAAAGGAAAGCCTCTTCCCGGAATCTCCAGATCGGTGACGCTCAGCTGGAATTCGCCGGTGGAGAGAATGACTCCCAGCGGCCCCTTGTCGGGGTTTCGATAAGGCTCCTGGTCCCGCAGGTAGAAAACGGGGGGCCCGCCCCCCGGAGGAACGTCGGGGTTCAGGTCGGGGCCGAAATCGGGCAGCGGCTGCTCGGCGGCGCAGGTGCCGCCCAGGTCGCAGCGGCTGCGCCCCGCCTCGATCCGGGTGAAGGAGAAGACGAGCAGGAGAACCGGCAGCAGCAGGCGACGGATCATTCGAACCCTCCGCATAGGACCATTGGCGACGATGCGGCCACCTGGCGCGGCCGCTTTCCGTCGCGTGCGGAAGGGCAGGAAACATGCCCCGTCGCCGCGCAGGGCGCCTGGGACTCTTCACCACGGCGTGCGAGTGGATTACGCCTTGATTCGCTTCGACTTCGGCGCGTGAGGGATCGCGGGGAAGGTGGGCATGCTCCAGAGCGCCGATGTTCGCGGGCGAACGCTCGCGTGCACGCCGGCGCGCCGGCGAACGCGCGTCGGGAGCATCTGCTACAATGCGCCCTCCGAACGCCCAGAATTGCCCGTGAGGAAGATGCGACGGCTGCTCCTGATCCTGGCCGTATCGACGGTTGCCGCAGCGGCGGCGGCTTTTGGGATCGGCTCCTGGATCTTGATGCCCGCGTCCGGCCCATGGAAGGGGACGGCGGCACCCTCCGGCTCCCGGGAAGTCAGCTTCACGGCCTCGGACGGCGTCGTGTTGAAGGGCTGGTGGTGGCCGGCGGGGGATCGCGCCGACGCGGTCCTGCTGCTGCACGACCTCGGCGCCAATCGACTCGAGATGATGCCGCGCGCGAGCTGGCTGCACGACGCAGGCTACGGGGTGCTCCTGTTCGACTTTCGCGGCTGTGGCGAGAGCTCCGGGCGGATGAGCGGCGGCTTTGCCGAGCGCCTGGACGTGGCGTCGGCACTGTCGTTCCTCAAGGAGCACGCGGCAGGAGTGGTCCTTCAGGGAAAGGGCGCGGGGGCGTCGGCGGCGGTGATGGCGGTGGATGACTGGCAGGGGGTGCGCGCGGCGGTGCTCGAGCAGATGCCGGATCGCTTCGATACCTCGGTGCGTGCGAAGGTGCGCGCGCGCACCGGCCCCCTCGCGTCGCTGCTCTCTCCGCTGGTGCTGATGCAGGTCCGGCCGCGCCTCGGGTTCACACCGTCGGAGCTGGCGCCGGTGGAGCGGCTGGGCCGCGCGCGCTGCCCGGTCCTCCTGGGATACGGCGCTCTCGACGAGACGATTCCTGCCTCCAGCATGTCGGCACTGTTCCACGCCGGCCCCTACCCGACCACCTTGTGGATCCTGCAAAAGGCCGGGCGCGAGGATCTCTTCGAGTTCGATCCAGCCGCATACAAGAAGAAGGTCGCTGAGTTCCTCGCTCCGATCGAAAGCCCAGGGAAGGAAGGGTCATGAGCAAGAGCATCATCGCGGGAGGCGGGATCTTCGGCGTGACCGCGGCGCGCGAGCTGCGAGCCCGCGGCTGGGATGTCCTGCTCGTGGATCCGGGACCGCTGCCGCATCCTCTGGCCGCCTCGACCGACATCAGCAAGGTAGTGCGCCTGGCCTACGGAAGCGATGAGACCTACACGGAGATGATGGAGGAGGCGCTGTCGATCTGGAGGGATTGGAACGGCCGCTGGATGGAGCCCCTGTTCCACGAGACGGGAGTCCTGTCCCTGACCCGCCAGCCGATGCGGCCGGGAGGCTTCGAGCACGAGAGCTTCCGGGTCCTGGAGGCGCGCGGCAAGCAGCCCGAAAGGCTGGCGCCGGCCGATCTCCGTCGGCGGTTCCCCGCCTGGAAAGCGCAGACCTACACCGATGGCTTCTACCAGCGCGAGGGCGGCTATGCGGAGAGCGGCCGTGTGGTGACGCGGCTTGCCGAGATGGCGCGCGTGGAAGGGGTGGAAATCCGGCCGGAGACGACCCTGCGCGAGCTCTCCGAATCAGGCGGCCGCATCACCGGATTGATTGCCGGCAACGGCGAGAAGCTCGCGGCGGATCGGGTCGTCGTCGCCGCCGGAGCCTGGACGCCGAAGCTCCTGCCCCGGTTGGCCGGATCGCTGCGGGCCACGGCCCATCCCATCTACCACTTCCGTCCCCCCAGCCGCCGTCTCTATCTCGAGGGCTTGTTTCCGGTTTTCACCGCCGACATCTCGAACACGGGATGGTACGGCTTCCCGATGAATCGGGACGGGATCGTCAAGATCGCCAATCATGGAATGGGGGAGGAGAGAGACCCCGCCGGACCTCGCGATCCGGACCCGGCTCAGGCCCTATCGCAGGAAGCTTCGCTGCGCCGCTTCCTCGAGGAGACTTTCCCGACGCTGGCGCCGCTGCCGATCGCCGAGCGCAGGACCTGCTTCTACTGCGACACGCGCGACGAGCATTTCTGGATCGATCAGGATCCGGATGCGGCAGGTCTCGTGGTGGCTTCGGGCGACAGCGGACACGCCTTCAAGTTCGCCCCGCTGCTGGGACGGCTCATCGCGGACGTCGTGGAAGATCGTCCTTCGCCACTGCGCCACCGCTTTCGCTGGCGTTCGAACGATGGCGCCGACCGGGGCCAGGAAGAATCCCGCCACCACCTGTGAGATGGCGGTAATGCCCTCAGCTCGAGCTCACCGCCTCAGCTCGGGAAGCGCGGTCCCCTCCGGCACGAACTCGAGCGCCACGCCATTGTTGCAGAAGCGCTTGCCGGTGGGGCGCGGGCCGTCGTCGAAGACGTGGCCCTGATGGCCGCCGCACCGGGCGCAGTGATACTCGGTGCGCGGCAGGATCAGGAAATAATCGGTCTTGGTCCCCAGCCTTCCCGGCAGCGACTGCGTGAAGCTGGGCCAGCCGGTGCCGCTGTCGAACTTGTCGCGCGAGCTGAACAGCGGCATGAGACAGGCGGCACACAGAAACATTCCGGTCCGCTTCTCGTCGTTCAGCGGGCTGGTGAAGGCCCGCTCGGTCTTCTCGTCGAACAGCACCGCGTAGCGCTCCTGGGGAAGGATCTTCTTCCACTCCTGCTTCGATTTTTCCAGCTTGCCGCCCGGAAGCGCGGTGGGATCCTGATGCATCGGCTTGTCCTCCTTGGACGGCGTGACAATCGGCAGGGCCAGGAGCCCGGCTCCCGCGGCCAGGCCGTATTTGATGAAAGCACGCCGGTTCATGCCGCCCTCGTCTCGCGGAATCAACGGCGGCGCCGATCGGAGGCGCCGCGCCCGGGACCTATCTTATCGGATCGGCAGGTCGTGCCCCCAGAAGAGGGCCCCGTCTTTCTTCGGATGCTCTTCGGTCCGCGAAGTTGCAGGAAATCTTCAGCGCCGTGAGGCGGGTTGCGTCGCGTGGCGGATCGGGAGGAAAATCCGCCCCGGACGATCCGCCGCTTCCGCCCGCGGACAGGCGACGAGCGCCGTTGCCCACCGATTAGGATTGTGTCGAATGCCCCAGGTCGACGAGGAAGTCACGAGCCTGGTCCGGAGTCTGCTCGATTCCTGGAATCGGGGGGATGAAGGGGCGTTCACGGATCACTTCACGCCGGCGGCCACTTACCTGACTTCCGAGGGAGACTGCCGGCTGGGGCGGCTGGCCATCGGCGAGCTGCTGCGGGATCCCGCCAGCGTCTCCC
The Candidatus Polarisedimenticolia bacterium DNA segment above includes these coding regions:
- a CDS encoding DUF6531 domain-containing protein, which produces MIRRLLLPVLLLVFSFTRIEAGRSRCDLGGTCAAEQPLPDFGPDLNPDVPPGGGPPVFYLRDQEPYRNPDKGPLGVILSTGEFQLSVTDLEIPGRGFPFRLTRTYRSRKDGEKSLLGYNWTLNLDEYLTPGVFTADGHTYPAVQWKLGNGFSDVWVGYPGETGYRPFQGFFGKLRTLGPGQGYQIRTPDGTVKTFGRQVVDHDGHLIWMLTRIEDRAGNAMTLQISPAGVVGSVTDTLGRAIHLSYTPEGRLASVTDFAGRTVIYAYDARGDLVSVRSPVVVGTPNGNDFPAGKTTSYRYLGSAGCAEEALRHNLQAITDARGQTFLVNAYTSIADPLCGTPGLPADTVASQEYGGGVPAPRIQYSYGPVPAGSLPDANVVTTEATVIDRAGNVQIHRFNPQGNPLSIEYHTNRGVRSFAGGIDEPDYIVRNLYVVDDHGNQPMLVSRRTSSGGLTIDPDGSLTPYAEGVTEEYVYYDQQGLSAHPDVFRKGNVERIIRTPGSRGAPAGQTQQVTEFEYEPLFNQPVRIRDPRGHATRMTYDFQERAYADLIAGALPAAIDTTWWSNGEISAWMSLPGNSSLGDVNGDGSVYSRRGSLLRSEEEGAVLAADGAPSGPIATRMRYNPFGLLTVQVDAEGSETHLEYFPERDPDGDGAVSPPPPDGRSLGAAIGSNGGGYLRSKLLDATPSPPRTSPVPANVLLAFTYDRAGNVTSSTDGRGIRTDFSVNALNQVVQIRHAAAVPPGLIAFGYLEQLDFDANNNLSRHRIEQRDDPGQAPGQGRWITTEAAYDALDHKTRETVTTGDAIPLTLSTRFEYDPNGNLVKTVSPAGSVVLRRYDERDLLFQEAALKQCVEPSAVSSICNSFDPLIDSVTQIDYDGSGEIIQAADPEGHVSRSAYDGYGRKVAAFDPAYQKTTFEYDAGDNLLTRVFYGTLGGATPSPSGPPPSSYPELARQNNYLDELGRLRRTDRRFFRYLGAALIPLATDGNAGLITVPPGDPLPAAGDGWVTSLVFYDRLGRTVRAVDDKGHASEMRYDGLGRKIRVLMAAATPFVFDPTHPDDGRNSVEYAYDAGNNLIETTETEYGADRAGGTPRLLPPQQHLSRYKFDALDRRIEARLVGRVGAPAVDLVSTVLYDSRGNAIQQTDAAGGRTKLFFDGLGRLTRTESGYLWNGTTETIPSNLINAANPDGRITTRYTYDLNGLMTSVQDDNSRLTTYGYDALDRRVRITYPDGSTRLTGFDRDSLAISDEQRNPQGYRLSVATSYDGLHRPTLKEVDSSAAPWVKGTSSQAFQYDGLGRITLARDDAGPADGFIDSEVSLAYDSLGNLLREMQIWRSNESGALATGVNLVNSVYDGTGFRTQVTYPGGRTVSFLPDELNRPERIVDSYTGTTTYDFLGAGRLLNRIGPNGTRLTLLSGPSDSVGQGYDDARRVIDFASKLDSTGQDLVRYAYGYDPAGNRTFERRIHEPSGSGWKGESFSYDAAYRLISRREGILAESGSPLGAAASTQEYTLDGAGNWRSRKENASTYSHSVNSLNQYTRFNGPSGARSLYYNFLGNLESESISPDESRQYGYDFLNRLVTVLGGFYSETRYRYDALGRRISKSVNGHPTRFVYDGDRLIEERDERNSLTASYLFGAGSDEVLSRRRFTAGLSSDLFYHSNALGSVTAVTDSFGQ
- a CDS encoding alpha/beta hydrolase, with the protein product MRKMRRLLLILAVSTVAAAAAAFGIGSWILMPASGPWKGTAAPSGSREVSFTASDGVVLKGWWWPAGDRADAVLLLHDLGANRLEMMPRASWLHDAGYGVLLFDFRGCGESSGRMSGGFAERLDVASALSFLKEHAAGVVLQGKGAGASAAVMAVDDWQGVRAAVLEQMPDRFDTSVRAKVRARTGPLASLLSPLVLMQVRPRLGFTPSELAPVERLGRARCPVLLGYGALDETIPASSMSALFHAGPYPTTLWILQKAGREDLFEFDPAAYKKKVAEFLAPIESPGKEGS
- a CDS encoding FAD-dependent oxidoreductase codes for the protein MSKSIIAGGGIFGVTAARELRARGWDVLLVDPGPLPHPLAASTDISKVVRLAYGSDETYTEMMEEALSIWRDWNGRWMEPLFHETGVLSLTRQPMRPGGFEHESFRVLEARGKQPERLAPADLRRRFPAWKAQTYTDGFYQREGGYAESGRVVTRLAEMARVEGVEIRPETTLRELSESGGRITGLIAGNGEKLAADRVVVAAGAWTPKLLPRLAGSLRATAHPIYHFRPPSRRLYLEGLFPVFTADISNTGWYGFPMNRDGIVKIANHGMGEERDPAGPRDPDPAQALSQEASLRRFLEETFPTLAPLPIAERRTCFYCDTRDEHFWIDQDPDAAGLVVASGDSGHAFKFAPLLGRLIADVVEDRPSPLRHRFRWRSNDGADRGQEESRHHL
- the msrB gene encoding peptide-methionine (R)-S-oxide reductase MsrB gives rise to the protein MNRRAFIKYGLAAGAGLLALPIVTPSKEDKPMHQDPTALPGGKLEKSKQEWKKILPQERYAVLFDEKTERAFTSPLNDEKRTGMFLCAACLMPLFSSRDKFDSGTGWPSFTQSLPGRLGTKTDYFLILPRTEYHCARCGGHQGHVFDDGPRPTGKRFCNNGVALEFVPEGTALPELRR
- a CDS encoding DUF4440 domain-containing protein, yielding MPQVDEEVTSLVRSLLDSWNRGDEGAFTDHFTPAATYLTSEGDCRLGRLAIGELLRDPASVSRVHLSGPVTVRDHGNVRTAVFRWAADPEIGSKATGVVSCVVLKQDHQWLIDVLQSTDIVR